Sequence from the Cryptococcus neoformans var. neoformans JEC21 chromosome 1, complete sequence genome:
GGGAATAGCCTTTGTCCGCCCACCCCGGCCTCTCGAGGTTCATCCTCTAGAGACGACTCCTAATCACCCAATACGACCTCCTAGCAAAGATACGGTGCTGTCAGGTGGCCTCGAGATCATCATGAAAGAGCGCCGGCGAGTGAAAGCCATTTCAGTTGGAGTCCAAAGTGTCTGTAGGTTGTATATGGGTCAGTCGAGAGgctgggaagaagacggaatATTTGAAAGAGGTGTAGAAGTCTTGAgcggagatgaagaaggaatctGGCTGGAAAAGGGCAGTCAATCGTAGGCGTCTGAACCACGTCCTGTAAACCTTTGTCTGACCGCAAAGTCGCAGATTCAGTTTCTCGATCCTCCTTCCGGGGACTTTAGCAACGACAGATTCCCACACATTTGGCCGCGTATCTTACATTATTACAGCTCGAGTGGAGGGCATAGAGTCGAGCACctcatctttttcctctaTCTTCAAATTCAAAACCCTATCAAATTCTTTTccctcatccacatctgGAATACCCAACATTGCTGACTTTGAGCGGGTGATTGCCCGTTCAAACAAGTTCGCTGCCGATGTAGCACTGGGCAGAGCGAGAAGTGCGTCAATGTCGAGGAGTGGAACAAGTGATCGAGTGTCCACTCCGGAGCCCGGCATAGATAGGTCTTCGATCGATGACCAGGCAGTGAGCGATGTGATCGACAGCGGGTCTCCGCCATTTGATGGCCTTTATACTCGACGTCACTCGTCTGACCTCTCTCCAGTGTCGACCCCTTTATCGCTTagctcttctcttccggACACGAGTTTTCGCCCCAATCGCAATGGTAACACGCAGACAGAAAAGGCTGGCTGGTTAGAGGGCGATCTGAAAGGGTCACGGGAGTTATCGATCTATGCTGTTTCACCATCTACTGGAGGAGTCTGTCAACTAGATGTcagaaaagagggaagtgTTGATGGTCTCGGGTCCTGGAAGTTCAATGCTGCTGCCGAGGTCGTGAGTTTTCAAAGTCCTTCGTTACAGTATTAAGACCGTCATTAACAATGAAATAGTTCTCTGTGTCTTCAGTGATTCTTCTATCTATATCTATACCGGCACCTTCTGCGAAAAcaaccatcttccttgctcgACTTGTTCTCACTCAGTCGTACACAATTACGTCTCCACGAACGCCTAATGTGCCTCCTTCAAGCCCAGAATCACAGCAAAAATTCGTATTATATCAAGTCGGAAGACAGCACAAACAGGGTGAGGTCGCCCCTGGGAGAAGTGCCGACGCACTTTGGAGAGGCATAGAGGCAGCAGGTGCaggaggtgaagaagggtggaagATCAAGGCTGTCGCGAGAATACCTGGACATGACAAAATTAGACCTACAACGTACGATGGGTAAGATCCTCTCGTTCTATAAGTATCAGAGGTAGCTCGGCTGACATCTGGAACAAAGGACAATAACCCCCATCAAGGTATCGCATGAGTTGACCCTTCAGCTGTATTATTCCA
This genomic interval carries:
- a CDS encoding expressed protein, yielding MNNIRQDSGPSPTPESSFGSPRRRASSPRPHRPSADGLLFNNERQVPPPIYLRNSSPRGLSSRGEVKIHIPAWGIAFVRPPRPLEVHPLETTPNHPIRPPSKDTVLSGGLEIIMKERRRVKAISVGVQSVCRLYMGQSRGWEEDGIFERGVEVLSGDEEGIWLEKGSQSFSFSILLPGTLATTDSHTFGRVSYIITARVEGIESSTSSFSSIFKFKTLSNSFPSSTSGIPNIADFERVIARSNKFAADVALGRARSASMSRSGTSDRVSTPEPGIDRSSIDDQAVSDVIDSGSPPFDGLYTRRHSSDLSPVSTPLSLSSSLPDTSFRPNRNGNTQTEKAGWLEGDLKGSRELSIYAVSPSTGGVCQLDVRKEGSVDGLGSWKFNAAAEVFSVSSVILLSISIPAPSAKTTIFLARLVLTQSYTITSPRTPNVPPSSPESQQKFVLYQVGRQHKQGEVAPGRSADALWRGIEAAGAGGEEGWKIKAVARIPGHDKIRPTTYDGTITPIKVSHELTLQLYYSMDGLSVTGQCVEGPGALRLMQVRIPIFLPSCHCVSDALHLPTYNRSNTSPWETIDEFMASQPDDRACMCGWTFAELGEAALRKMRMTERDEAEEHLRQLATEGNKGRREDYDNGDAVI